From Poecile atricapillus isolate bPoeAtr1 chromosome 13, bPoeAtr1.hap1, whole genome shotgun sequence, one genomic window encodes:
- the SMIM32 gene encoding small integral membrane protein 32 isoform X2, producing MQVERWHRAPGTSPELPAHPQSSRHIPRAPGTSPELPAHSQSSRHIPRAPGTSPELPAHPQSSRHIPRAPGTSPELPAHPQSSRHIPAEQQMSQRISPNEACWGNKGQDSRLTAFALLLYFCRGGNLSKNMYSEFLNSTSATEAHLMIQTNTPYLSSTPRPVSSSALYMSTARVLKEGEINKPDLIAQGGEEPVEDTSCLTLLIPAGAGTRNPEQ from the exons ATGCAGGTGGAGAGGTGGCACAGAGCTCCCGGCACATCCCCAGAGCTCCCGGCACATCCCCAGAGCTCCCGGCACATCCCCAGAGCTCCCGGCACATCCCCAGAGCTCCCGGCACATTCCCAGAGCTCCCGGCACATCCCCAGAGCTCCCGGCACATCCCCAGAGCTCCCGGCACATCCCCAGAGCTCCCGGCACATCCCCAGAGCTCCCGGCACATCCCCAGAGCTCCCGGCACATCCCCAGAGCTCCCGGCACATCCCGGCTGAGCAGCAGATGAGCCAGCGCATCTCCCCAAACGAGGCGTGCTGGGGGAACAAGGGCCAGGACTCGAG ACTGACTGCGTTTGCCCTCCTGCTTTACTTCTGCCGTGGAGGAAATTTAAGCAAGAACATGTACAGTGAATTTCTCAATTCAACCAGTGCCACTGAAGCTCACCTAATGATTCAGACCAACACTCCCTACCTGAGCAGCACTCCGAGACCCGTGAGCTCCTCCGCTCTTTACATGTCGACAGCCAGGGTGTTAAAAGAAGGGGAAATAAATAAGCCAGACCTG ATCGCTCAGGGAGGCGAGGAACCCGTGGAGGACACAAGCTGTCTGACACTTCTCattccagcaggagcaggcacCAGGAACCCTGAGCAATGA
- the SMAD5 gene encoding mothers against decapentaplegic homolog 5: MTSMASLFSFTSPAVKRLLGWKQGDEEEKWAEKAVDALVKKLKKKKGAMEELEKALSSPGQPSKCVTIPRSLDGRLQVSHRKGLPHVIYCRVWRWPDLQSHHELKPLDICEFPFGSKQKEVCINPYHYKRVESPVLPPVLVPRHSEFNPQHSLLVQFRNLSHNEPHMPHNATFPDSFQQPNSTPFSISPNSPYPPSPASSTYPSSPASSGPSSPFQLPADTPPPAYMPPDEQMAQDNSQSMDTSNTMIPQIMPNISTRDVQPVAYEEPKHWCSIVYYELNNRVGEAFHASSTSVLVDGFTDPSNNKNRFCLGLLSNVNRNSTIENTRRHIGKGVHLYYVGGEVYAECLSDSSIFVQSRNCNYHHGFHPTTVCKIPSGCSLKIFNNQEFAQLLAQSVNHGFEAVYELTKMCTIRMSFVKGWGAEYHRQDVTSTPCWIEIHLHGPLQWLDKVLTQMGSPLNPISSVS; this comes from the exons ATGACGTCAATGGCCAGTTTGTTCTCCTTTACTAGCCCAGCTGTAAAGCGTCTGTTGGGCTGGAAACAAGGagatgaagaggaaaaatgggCAGAAAAAGCTGTCGATGCTTTGgtaaaaaagctgaaaaagaagAAGGGTGCTATGGAAGAACTGGAGAAAGCCTTGAGCAGTCCAGGGCAGCCCAGCAAGTGCGTTACTATCCCCCGCTCTTTGGATGGACGGCTCCAGGTTTCTCACAGAAAAGGCCTTCCCCACGTGATTTACTGTCGTGTGTGGCGCTGGCCGGATCTACAAAGCCATCACGAGCTGAAGCCATTGGATATTTGTGAATTTCCTTTTGGATCCAAACAAAAGGAAGTCTGCATCAATCCATACCACTACAAGAGGGTGGAGAGCCCAG TTCTACCTCCAGTGTTAGTGCCTAGACATAGTGAATTCAACCCCCAGCACAGTCTGCTAGTTCAGTTCAGGAACCTCAGCCACAACGAGCCCCACATGCCACACAACGCGACATTTCCAGACTCCTTCCAGCAGCCCAACAGCACTCCGTTCTCCATCTCGCCAAACAGCCCCTACCCCCCTtctccagccagcagcacttACCCGAGctccccagccagctctgggcCATCCAGTCCCTTTCAGCTGCCAG CTGATACTCCACCTCCTGCATATATGCCCCCTGATGAACAAATGGCACAGGATAATTCACAGTCTATGGACACAAGCAATACAATGATCCCTCAAATCATGCCAAATATATCTACCAGAG ATGTTCAGCCCGTTGCCTATGAAGAACCCAAACACTGGTGTTCCATTGTGTATTATGAGTTAAATAACCGTGTTGGGGAGGCTTTCCATGCATCTTCCACAAGTGTCTTAGTAGATGGGTTTACAGATCCCTCCAATAACAAGAACAGGTTCTGCTTAGGTTTGCTCTCCAATGTTAATCGCAACTCAACGATTGAGAACACTCGACGGCACATTGGCAAAG GAGTTCATCTCTACTATGTTGGTGGAGAAGTCTATGCTGAGTGTTTAAGTGATAGCAGCATATTTGTACAGAGCAGGAACTGCAACTACCACCATGGCTTTCATCCAACAACTGTATGCAAGATTCCCAGCGGATGCAGTCTGAAAATTTTTAACAATCAGGAGTTTGCTCAGCTTTTAGCTCAGTCTGTCAACCATGGATTTGAAGCAGTATATGAGCTCACCAAAATGTGCACAATTCGAATGAGTTTTGTAAAG GGCTGGGGAGCTGAATATCACCGGCAGGATGTCACAAGCACCCCGTGCTGGATAGAAATTCATCTTCATGGGCCCCTCCAGTGGCTGGATAAAGTACTTACACAAATGGGTTCTCCTCTTAATCCCATCTCATCTGTTTCATAG
- the SMIM32 gene encoding small integral membrane protein 32 isoform X3, protein MQVERWHRAPGTSPELPAHPQSSRHIPRAPGTSPELPAHSQSSRHIPRAPGTSPELPAHPQSSRHIPRAPGTSPELPAHPQSSRHIPAEQQMSQRISPNEACWGNKGQDSRLTAFALLLYFCRGGNLSKNMYSEFLNSTSATEAHLMIQTNTPYLSSTPRPIAQGGEEPVEDTSCLTLLIPAGAGTRNPEQ, encoded by the exons ATGCAGGTGGAGAGGTGGCACAGAGCTCCCGGCACATCCCCAGAGCTCCCGGCACATCCCCAGAGCTCCCGGCACATCCCCAGAGCTCCCGGCACATCCCCAGAGCTCCCGGCACATTCCCAGAGCTCCCGGCACATCCCCAGAGCTCCCGGCACATCCCCAGAGCTCCCGGCACATCCCCAGAGCTCCCGGCACATCCCCAGAGCTCCCGGCACATCCCCAGAGCTCCCGGCACATCCCCAGAGCTCCCGGCACATCCCGGCTGAGCAGCAGATGAGCCAGCGCATCTCCCCAAACGAGGCGTGCTGGGGGAACAAGGGCCAGGACTCGAG ACTGACTGCGTTTGCCCTCCTGCTTTACTTCTGCCGTGGAGGAAATTTAAGCAAGAACATGTACAGTGAATTTCTCAATTCAACCAGTGCCACTGAAGCTCACCTAATGATTCAGACCAACACTCCCTACCTGAGCAGCACTCCGAGACCC ATCGCTCAGGGAGGCGAGGAACCCGTGGAGGACACAAGCTGTCTGACACTTCTCattccagcaggagcaggcacCAGGAACCCTGAGCAATGA
- the SMIM32 gene encoding small integral membrane protein 32 isoform X1 → MQVERWHRAPGTSPELPAHPQSSRHIPRAPGTSPELPAHSQSSRHIPRAPGTSPELPAHPQSSRHIPRAPGTSPELPAHPQSSRHIPAEQQMSQRISPNEACWGNKGQDSRLTAFALLLYFCRGGNLSKNMYSEFLNSTSATEAHLMIQTNTPYLSSTPRPVSSSALYMSTARVLKEGEINKPDLVTYIILFFFLFLTVTFIVFFINCQLKNSFFATLPYDRSLREARNPWRTQAV, encoded by the exons ATGCAGGTGGAGAGGTGGCACAGAGCTCCCGGCACATCCCCAGAGCTCCCGGCACATCCCCAGAGCTCCCGGCACATCCCCAGAGCTCCCGGCACATCCCCAGAGCTCCCGGCACATTCCCAGAGCTCCCGGCACATCCCCAGAGCTCCCGGCACATCCCCAGAGCTCCCGGCACATCCCCAGAGCTCCCGGCACATCCCCAGAGCTCCCGGCACATCCCCAGAGCTCCCGGCACATCCCCAGAGCTCCCGGCACATCCCGGCTGAGCAGCAGATGAGCCAGCGCATCTCCCCAAACGAGGCGTGCTGGGGGAACAAGGGCCAGGACTCGAG ACTGACTGCGTTTGCCCTCCTGCTTTACTTCTGCCGTGGAGGAAATTTAAGCAAGAACATGTACAGTGAATTTCTCAATTCAACCAGTGCCACTGAAGCTCACCTAATGATTCAGACCAACACTCCCTACCTGAGCAGCACTCCGAGACCCGTGAGCTCCTCCGCTCTTTACATGTCGACAGCCAGGGTGTTAAAAGAAGGGGAAATAAATAAGCCAGACCTGGTGACTTAcataattctgtttttctttctgttcttgaCTGTGACATTCATTGTGTTCTTCATAAACTGCCAgctgaaaaattctttttttgctACTCTTCCTTACGACAGATCGCTCAGGGAGGCGAGGAACCCGTGGAGGACACAAGCTGTCTGA